One Mugil cephalus isolate CIBA_MC_2020 chromosome 12, CIBA_Mcephalus_1.1, whole genome shotgun sequence DNA segment encodes these proteins:
- the LOC125017457 gene encoding interferon alpha/beta receptor 2-like isoform X2 yields the protein MELWILLLLHFHLGNAPWIEVVPPSLPSPSNVLISSFNMEHTLSFLPGALTPSDAHFTVQILRSRKNLWRTVGVCAELKAGQTCNLTKALKDPYDDYKARVQAVALNRTSNWTVSGWFQPLTDTVLGPPAFSVSGCGNCLMLQLRAPTQTVLPKLQLQDLYGDVVFHVRRTRDDSQFRLHQPYKEEIVIPHLQPGVEYCVTVTVTSFTTTHTVSSKPQCAFTSPPPPRHSLYIISSLLGAFCAVAFILVGLVMYGSRLSFKLLKYCLPKSLLYVFFQGQHRSGALPDLSRCVSASQPHDRGSSGRLRNTSKGLDCR from the exons ATGGAGCTGTGGATACTTCTTCTCCTGCACTTCCACCTTGGCAATGCTCCTTGGATTGAAG TTGTGCCCCCGTCCCTGCCCTCGCCCTCCAAcgtcctcatctcctccttcaaCATGGAGCACACGCTCAGCTTCCTGCCGGGAGCCCTGACCCCCTCCGACGCCCACTTCACCGTCCAAATCCTGCGATCCAG GAAGAACCTGTGGAGGACCGTGGGCGTCTGCGCGGAGCTGAAGGCCGGACAGACGTGTAACCTGACCAAAGCGCTCAAGGACCCGTATGACGACTACAAAGCGCGCGTCCAGGCTGTCGCCCTCAACCGGACGTCCAACTGGACTGTGTCTGGGTGGTTCCAGCCTCTGACAGACA CTGTGCTGGGACCGCCGGCCTTCTCTGTGTCGGGCTGTGGGAACTGTTTgatgctgcagctcagagctcCCACACAGACGGTGCTCCccaagctgcagctgcaggaccTCTACGGAGACGTCGTCTTCCACGTGCGAAGAACCAGGGATGATTCACAG tTCAGACTGCATCAGCCCTACAAGGAGGAGATCGTGATCCCGCACCTTCAGCCAGGCGTGGAGTACTGCGTGACCGTCACAGTCACATCATTCACCACTACCCATACTGTCTCCAGTAAACCTCAATGTGCTTTCACCAGCCCTCCCCCTCCAAGACACTCAC TGTACATTATCTCCAGCCTGCTGGGGGCATTTTGTGCGGTGGCCTTCATCCTTGTGGGACTGGTCATGTACGGCAGTCGGCTGAGCTTCAAATTACTCAAATATTGCCTGCCCAAATCTCTG TTGTACGTCTTCTTCCAAGGCCAACACCGCAGTGGTGCGCTCCCTGACCTCTCAAGGTGTGTCTCAGCCTCACAACCACATGACAGAGGCTCCAGCGGCCGCCTGAGGAACACCTCAAAGGGACTGGACTGCCGCTAG
- the LOC125017769 gene encoding uncharacterized protein C21orf62-like: MEMSPNTLSRTVLPWSLCLLFFLTPAPQTTSAPAHETAHPVNTTLLFDSGPPGFNLRNCSCSTPIRDCDEALANSLCRCRTVLRSSLPRAGLREPGQLTIWVKDLWVLEELLNSSVVGHLQLSFCGMKPLDSQYLALLGLQSLRIHSASPEAVYPTQEITVSSPAGTAAEQQAFSLDSFHMTFLDVAVLNGLSALKAYSVAGIPATTLSHNFPHLTMPFSLPSSPAPYDPVDTREQPEEPAQNLLITFVY; this comes from the coding sequence ATGGAGATGTCTCCAAACACACTCTCCCGGACCGTGTTGCCATGGTCGCTGTGCTTGCTGTTCTTCCTGACCCCCGCCCCCCAGACAACCTCCGCCCCCGCACATGAGACTGCTCATCCGGTCAATACCACCTTGCTGTTTGACAGCGGCCCCCCGGGATTCAACCTGCGCAACTGCAGCTGCTCTACACCCATACGGGACTGTGACGAGGCTCTGGCCAACTCTTTGTGCAGATGTCGCACCGTGCTGCGCTCCTCCCTGCCCCGCGCTGGCCTCAGAGAACCTGGACAGCTCACCATCTGGGTGAAGGATCTCTGGgtcctggaggagctgctgaacagCAGCGTGGTTGGCCATTTGCAGTTGTCTTTTTGTGGAATGAAACCACTGGACAGTCAGTACCTCGCTCTGCTGGGGCTGCAGAGCCTCAGGATCCACAGTGCGTCGCCCGAAGCTGTCTATCCCACACAGGAAATTACAGTCTCTTCCCCAGCAGGgactgcagcagagcagcaagCTTTTTCTCTTGACTCCTTCCACATGACCTTCCTGGATGTAGCGGTGCTTAACGGGCTCTCTGCCCTCAAGGCTTACAGCGTAGCAGGAATACCGGCGACCACCCTCTCCCACAACTTCCCCCACCTGACCATGCCCTTTTCACTTCCATCCTCTCCTGCTCCTTATGACCCTGTAGACACCAGAGAGCAGCCTGAGGAGCCAGCGCAGAACCTGCTCATCACATTTGTGTACTAA
- the LOC125017457 gene encoding interferon alpha/beta receptor 2-like isoform X1, whose translation MELWILLLLHFHLGNAPWIEGGEEAERLNLTILVPPSLPSPSNVLISSFNMEHTLSFLPGALTPSDAHFTVQILRSRKNLWRTVGVCAELKAGQTCNLTKALKDPYDDYKARVQAVALNRTSNWTVSGWFQPLTDTVLGPPAFSVSGCGNCLMLQLRAPTQTVLPKLQLQDLYGDVVFHVRRTRDDSQFRLHQPYKEEIVIPHLQPGVEYCVTVTVTSFTTTHTVSSKPQCAFTSPPPPRHSLYIISSLLGAFCAVAFILVGLVMYGSRLSFKLLKYCLPKSLLYVFFQGQHRSGALPDLSRCVSASQPHDRGSSGRLRNTSKGLDCR comes from the exons ATGGAGCTGTGGATACTTCTTCTCCTGCACTTCCACCTTGGCAATGCTCCTTGGATTGAAGGTGGGGAGGAGGCAGAGCGTTTAAACCTTACAATAC TTGTGCCCCCGTCCCTGCCCTCGCCCTCCAAcgtcctcatctcctccttcaaCATGGAGCACACGCTCAGCTTCCTGCCGGGAGCCCTGACCCCCTCCGACGCCCACTTCACCGTCCAAATCCTGCGATCCAG GAAGAACCTGTGGAGGACCGTGGGCGTCTGCGCGGAGCTGAAGGCCGGACAGACGTGTAACCTGACCAAAGCGCTCAAGGACCCGTATGACGACTACAAAGCGCGCGTCCAGGCTGTCGCCCTCAACCGGACGTCCAACTGGACTGTGTCTGGGTGGTTCCAGCCTCTGACAGACA CTGTGCTGGGACCGCCGGCCTTCTCTGTGTCGGGCTGTGGGAACTGTTTgatgctgcagctcagagctcCCACACAGACGGTGCTCCccaagctgcagctgcaggaccTCTACGGAGACGTCGTCTTCCACGTGCGAAGAACCAGGGATGATTCACAG tTCAGACTGCATCAGCCCTACAAGGAGGAGATCGTGATCCCGCACCTTCAGCCAGGCGTGGAGTACTGCGTGACCGTCACAGTCACATCATTCACCACTACCCATACTGTCTCCAGTAAACCTCAATGTGCTTTCACCAGCCCTCCCCCTCCAAGACACTCAC TGTACATTATCTCCAGCCTGCTGGGGGCATTTTGTGCGGTGGCCTTCATCCTTGTGGGACTGGTCATGTACGGCAGTCGGCTGAGCTTCAAATTACTCAAATATTGCCTGCCCAAATCTCTG TTGTACGTCTTCTTCCAAGGCCAACACCGCAGTGGTGCGCTCCCTGACCTCTCAAGGTGTGTCTCAGCCTCACAACCACATGACAGAGGCTCCAGCGGCCGCCTGAGGAACACCTCAAAGGGACTGGACTGCCGCTAG
- the LOC125017456 gene encoding interferon alpha/beta receptor 2-like — protein sequence MTALIWMLTWLPLAHPALLELPAPVNVNWTLSDFSYMLTWERGPATPTDVYYSVTAATTRDSSLAPVVGCERVLQPLVCNMTKVFKDPTSEYIIKVEGHLEGQTSKPALIEGFRPLNLLSVPQINVSVCNKTSIRVDLEPPPGHPRDIYDILQYRLQIKSKDKPFHKDIQSLDSVIWEVPVPGRKYCVSVCFKDSFENKSSNFSQPKCVFIPALYTPDPVISAVLCVLLVVAGGIAGTVVVLLVNAGFICMKRGPLPSFLTSIPHIEQVVVSSSSSFLNVKLMAPSADEKRSCSSSDESDEENETEGAQGKGNYHVGVGTKLLSSYPSSLSALTCSTSRPESPPGFSKNDPLTFLNPLPEAKPLTDVHVGAGSDQTTTTGTNGLTRGRIKDEELEEEDNGQEVNIFTLTFGWLKEEGQLHVGVPEVESPSAKEECKTLDTKEFATDTVLWCADVVEEQEEEEKEEEEEEEEEEEEEILEHNGYMGRPRANV from the exons ATGACGGCCCTCATTTGGATGCTCACATGGCTGCCGCTGGCCCATCCAG CTTTGCTTGAGCTCCCAGCGCCTGTCAATGTTAATTGGACCCTAAGCGACTTCAGCTATATGCTGACATGGGAGCGTGGGCCAGCAACACCAACAGATGTGTACTACAGTGTCACTGCTGCAACAACAAG GGACTCCTCCCTGGCGCCAGTAGTTGGCTGTGAGCGTGTCCTGCAGCCACTTGTTTGCAACATGACGAAGGTGTTCAAAGATCCCACGAGCGAGTACATCATCAAGGTGGAAGGTCACCTGGAAGGACAAACCTCAAAACCTGCCCTCATTGAAGGTTTTAGACCTTTGA ACCTCCTGAGCGTGCCACAGATAAACGTCTCAGTCTGCAACAAAACAAGCATTCGTGTGGACCTTGAGCCTCCCCCGGGCCACCCCCGGGACATCTACGACATTCTTCAATACCGACTCCAGATCAAAAGTAAAGACAAACCG ttCCACAAGGACATCCAGTCTCTGGATAGTGTGATCTGGGAAGTTCCTGTACCTGGCAGAAAATATTGTGTATCCGTTTGCTTCAAAGACAGCTTTGAGAACAAGAGTTCCAATTTTAGCCAACCTAAGTGTGTTTTCATCCCTGCCTTATACACTCCAG ACCCCGTCATCTCGGCCGTGTTGTGCGTGTTGCTGGTAGTCGCAGGAGGGATTGCAGGGACCGTCGTAGTTCTGCTGGTCAACGCCGGTTTCATCTGCATGAAAAGGGGACCCCTGCCTTCTTTCCTT acATCCATCCCTCACATCGAACAGGTcgtcgtctcctcctcctcttccttcctgaATGTTAAGCTGATGGCGCCCTCTGCTGATGAGAAGAGGAGCTGTTCATCTTCAGATGAGAGCGATGAGGAGAACGAAACCGAGGGCGCCCAAGGGAAAGGAAATTACCATGTTGGAGTGGGCACTAAACTCCTCTCTTCTTACCCCTCTTCTTTATCAGCATTAACATGTTCAACCTCCAGACCCGAGTCTCCTCCCGGGTTTTCTAAAAACGATCCATTGACCTTCCTCAACCCACTCCCCGAAGCCAAACCTTTAACAGACGTTCATGTTGGAGCTGGATCGGACCAAACGACGACCACAGGCACGAATGGTTTGACTAGAGGGAGAATCAAGGAtgaggagttggaggaggaggacaacgGCCAGGAGGTGAACATCTTCACATTAACCTTTGGTTGGCTGAAGGAAGAGGGCCAGCTGCATGTTGGTGTGCCAGAGGTGGAGTCTCCTTCTGCCAAAGAAGAGTGTAAAACTTTGGATACCAAGGAATTCGCCACAGATACAGTACTCTGGTGTGCCGATGTTGtcgaggagcaggaggaggaggagaaggaggaggaggaggaggaggaggaggaggaggaggaggaaatactTGAGCACAATGGATATATGGGACGCCCACGAGCAAATGTTTGA
- the LOC125017455 gene encoding interleukin-10 receptor subunit beta-like isoform X1, with translation MDYFSLVHLIILLHTALALLTSLPAPRNVSVNSHNFRHILRWDPGPGTPPGTEYKIFSRLAGRKHKHIQTTTNTSCKLTLSNKKTFHLMVQAVFNGTLSPRSHDVSFTPFADTVIGPPRFTLVGSSNSVRGNITLPEADRHSKIEDIQIFYGFDFRVSWKNKNGDERAAVEFSKTQNRSFTLSNLDSGVEYCVQVEIDCNINKNTKASDWICATTSRHEEMRLGPVVIGAVAVPVIVVVISMFCLHYSGFLCKVKAVLPRDLITVLSHGYVLTPERTFPDQLSICSEMGKNRKRNPATLSPATRETNSEEEDDEDEAEDEDEGHVYLDRVGELSPDEMSRQGSGNTSGNSEMAPSRSDGSFREKLSAKLKTLYVEPPQDEVKAEKAEVSLTHKGDKAGVQRQVTDEVKEIEEEEEEEEEMTTTTTTTMNVSGDVNLFSVILGALATCEEEEQEEEEEEESEQNTDDSLPDLLTLSSQEHELAPDWSSDSSHTDSQTELYNNQTGGLIQPAHKGYYGLR, from the exons ATGGACTATTTCTCTCTGGTTCACCTCATCATACTGCTTCACACAG CCCTCGCCCTCCTCACCTCCCTTCCCGCACCGCGCAACGTCTCCGTGAATTCCCACAACTTCCGTCACATCCTGCGCTGGGATCCCGGGCCCGGCACCCCGCCAGGGACGGAGTACAAGATCTTCTCCAG actggcagggagaaaacacaaacacatacagaccACGACAAATACGTCTTGTAAGCTGACGCTATCCAATAAGAAGACATTTCATCTGATGGTCCAAGCAGTTTTCAATGGAACCCTGTCTCCAAGATCCCACGATGTGTCCTTCACCCCTTTCGCCGACA CTGTAATAGGTCCTCCACGATTCACACTGGTTGGATCTAGCAACTCTGTCCGTGGCAACATCACCCTGCCTGAGGCTGACAGACACTCTAAAATTGAGGACATCCAGATATTCTATGGTTTTGATTTCAGAGTCTCTTGGAAGAACAAGAATGGAGACGAAAGAGCAGCAGTG GAGTTctctaaaacacaaaacaggagtTTTACTCTCAGCAACTTAGACAGCGGCGTGGAGTACTGCGTTCAGGTGGAGATTGATTGCAACATTAACAAGAACACTAAGGCGTCCGACTGGATCTGTGCCACCACGAGCCGTCATGAAGAAATGAGACTAG GCCCTGTTGTTATAGGTGCGGTTGCTGTTCCTGTAATTGTTGTGGTGATCAGCATGTTTTGCCTCCACTACAGCGGATTCCTTTGTAAAGTGAAGGCAGTCCTTCCCAGAGACCTAATT ACGGTTCTGAGCCATGGCTACGTCCTGACTCCAGAGAGGACATTCCCGGACCAGCTCTCCATCTGCTCAGAGATGGGAAAAAATAGAAAGCGCAATCCCGCAACTCTATCACCTGCCACACGGGAAACTaactcagaggaggaggatgacgagGACGAGgcagaggatgaggatgagggaCATGTCTACTTGGACAGAGTCGGGGAGCTTTCTCCAGATGAAATGTCCCGCCAAGGCTCTGGTAATACATCGGGGAACAGCGAGATGGCTCCATCACGTTCGGATGGGAGTTTCAGAGAGAAACTGTCAGCCAAGTTGAAGACGCTGTATGTAGAGCCTCCTCAAGACGAGGTCAAAGCTGAAAAAGCAGAGGTGTCCCTCACGCATAAGGGGGACAAAGCAGGTGTCCAGAGACAAGTCACAGATGAGGTGAAGGAaattgaggaggaggaggaggaggaggaggagatgacgacgacgacgacgacaacgATGAACGTCTCTGGTGATGTCAATCTGTTCTCTGTCATCCTGGGTGCACTGGCTACatgtgaggaagaggagcaggaagaggaagaggaagaggaatcGGAGCAGAATACAGACGACTCTCTACCAGACCTTTTGACACTGTCCAGTCAGGAACATGAACTCGCCCCAGACTGGAGCTCAGACTCGAGCCACACAGACTCACAAACTGAATTGTATAATAATCAGACAGGAGGACTGATTCAACCCGCACATAAAGGCTACTATGGCTTGAGATGA
- the LOC125017455 gene encoding uncharacterized protein LOC125017455 isoform X2, giving the protein MVQAVFNGTLSPRSHDVSFTPFADTVIGPPRFTLVGSSNSVRGNITLPEADRHSKIEDIQIFYGFDFRVSWKNKNGDERAAVEFSKTQNRSFTLSNLDSGVEYCVQVEIDCNINKNTKASDWICATTSRHEEMRLGPVVIGAVAVPVIVVVISMFCLHYSGFLCKVKAVLPRDLITVLSHGYVLTPERTFPDQLSICSEMGKNRKRNPATLSPATRETNSEEEDDEDEAEDEDEGHVYLDRVGELSPDEMSRQGSGNTSGNSEMAPSRSDGSFREKLSAKLKTLYVEPPQDEVKAEKAEVSLTHKGDKAGVQRQVTDEVKEIEEEEEEEEEMTTTTTTTMNVSGDVNLFSVILGALATCEEEEQEEEEEEESEQNTDDSLPDLLTLSSQEHELAPDWSSDSSHTDSQTELYNNQTGGLIQPAHKGYYGLR; this is encoded by the exons ATGGTCCAAGCAGTTTTCAATGGAACCCTGTCTCCAAGATCCCACGATGTGTCCTTCACCCCTTTCGCCGACA CTGTAATAGGTCCTCCACGATTCACACTGGTTGGATCTAGCAACTCTGTCCGTGGCAACATCACCCTGCCTGAGGCTGACAGACACTCTAAAATTGAGGACATCCAGATATTCTATGGTTTTGATTTCAGAGTCTCTTGGAAGAACAAGAATGGAGACGAAAGAGCAGCAGTG GAGTTctctaaaacacaaaacaggagtTTTACTCTCAGCAACTTAGACAGCGGCGTGGAGTACTGCGTTCAGGTGGAGATTGATTGCAACATTAACAAGAACACTAAGGCGTCCGACTGGATCTGTGCCACCACGAGCCGTCATGAAGAAATGAGACTAG GCCCTGTTGTTATAGGTGCGGTTGCTGTTCCTGTAATTGTTGTGGTGATCAGCATGTTTTGCCTCCACTACAGCGGATTCCTTTGTAAAGTGAAGGCAGTCCTTCCCAGAGACCTAATT ACGGTTCTGAGCCATGGCTACGTCCTGACTCCAGAGAGGACATTCCCGGACCAGCTCTCCATCTGCTCAGAGATGGGAAAAAATAGAAAGCGCAATCCCGCAACTCTATCACCTGCCACACGGGAAACTaactcagaggaggaggatgacgagGACGAGgcagaggatgaggatgagggaCATGTCTACTTGGACAGAGTCGGGGAGCTTTCTCCAGATGAAATGTCCCGCCAAGGCTCTGGTAATACATCGGGGAACAGCGAGATGGCTCCATCACGTTCGGATGGGAGTTTCAGAGAGAAACTGTCAGCCAAGTTGAAGACGCTGTATGTAGAGCCTCCTCAAGACGAGGTCAAAGCTGAAAAAGCAGAGGTGTCCCTCACGCATAAGGGGGACAAAGCAGGTGTCCAGAGACAAGTCACAGATGAGGTGAAGGAaattgaggaggaggaggaggaggaggaggagatgacgacgacgacgacgacaacgATGAACGTCTCTGGTGATGTCAATCTGTTCTCTGTCATCCTGGGTGCACTGGCTACatgtgaggaagaggagcaggaagaggaagaggaagaggaatcGGAGCAGAATACAGACGACTCTCTACCAGACCTTTTGACACTGTCCAGTCAGGAACATGAACTCGCCCCAGACTGGAGCTCAGACTCGAGCCACACAGACTCACAAACTGAATTGTATAATAATCAGACAGGAGGACTGATTCAACCCGCACATAAAGGCTACTATGGCTTGAGATGA